From Aminivibrio sp., a single genomic window includes:
- a CDS encoding DUF1667 domain-containing protein — protein MSTREFTCVVCPNGCSIVVDVDNDETPVVTRVQGNVCKRGELWARQEVENPMRTIASSVPVQRGDFPLASVRTSRPIPLAKIREVMEEIRKVSVEAPVEIGDVVLPSPAGCDTEVIATRKVRKVR, from the coding sequence ATGAGCACGAGAGAATTTACCTGCGTGGTCTGCCCCAACGGCTGCAGCATAGTTGTGGATGTTGACAACGACGAGACTCCCGTCGTTACGAGGGTTCAGGGAAACGTGTGCAAGCGGGGTGAACTGTGGGCCCGCCAGGAGGTGGAAAACCCCATGCGCACCATCGCGTCCAGCGTGCCGGTGCAGCGGGGTGATTTCCCCCTGGCCAGCGTCCGGACAAGCCGCCCCATACCCCTGGCAAAAATACGGGAGGTGATGGAGGAGATCCGGAAGGTGTCAGTGGAAGCCCCGGTGGAGATAGGGGATGTCGTTCTTCCGTCCCCGGCGGGGTGCGATACGGAGGTCATCGCGACCAGGAAGGTTCGGAAAGTCCGTTAG